Proteins co-encoded in one Ignavibacteria bacterium genomic window:
- a CDS encoding response regulator: protein MSVHEKVKKILLVDDDIDLLEQHTILLKSKGYEIITAENVEDGWNEFKKEKPDAAILDLIMEEHDSGFILCHRIKRDPYGKNIPVFLLTSATYLTGYKFGSSTSEEKEWIKCDAVLNKPIVFEELLKKLEHFFETVA, encoded by the coding sequence ATGTCAGTTCACGAAAAAGTAAAAAAAATTCTTCTGGTTGATGACGATATTGATCTTCTTGAACAGCATACGATCTTGCTGAAATCCAAAGGCTATGAAATTATTACAGCTGAAAACGTGGAAGATGGCTGGAACGAGTTTAAGAAAGAAAAGCCTGATGCCGCAATTTTAGACCTTATCATGGAAGAGCACGATTCGGGTTTCATTCTTTGCCATAGGATAAAAAGAGATCCCTACGGAAAAAATATTCCCGTATTTCTTCTTACAAGCGCAACGTACCTTACGGGCTATAAATTCGGCTCCTCTACAAGCGAGGAGAAGGAATGGATAAAGTGCGATGCAGTGCTCAACAAGCCTATAGTTTTTGAAGAGCTCCTTAAAAAACTGGAGCATTTCTTTGAAACTGTGGCCTGA
- a CDS encoding GHKL domain-containing protein, producing the protein MGKSIVSTIGQKCKRCYSCIRECPAIAIRVVNGQAVVIGDRCISCGHCLKVCSQQAKQIKSDIEVILEDILTTGKAVAIIAPSFAASFPESYTKLPAALRLLGFKTVAETAFGADLIGQLYSREMESFNGKTIISSSCPAVYNYIEKYREELVPNLATIVSPMIAMGRYLKANLGKDIKVVFIGPCVAKKSEYIDDEVSGAIDAVLTFTELKEIFRNKKIELSGLPDDDFDPPHSHMGKVFPLAGGLLKTASISNDILAKETIVVEGKDKVLEILNEIAQGNINSKFVDILFCEGCISGPAIDSDLNYYSKREKVIKYCEEKINNVDKHLWKSNIFNSRNISFRRNFSSKNQRKPMPSEEKIKEILARSNKFEKQDELNCTACGYVSCREYAVAIAKGLAEDEMCLPYLIDKLEKAYDELKNTQEQLHSAEKLASIGQLAAGVAHEINNPLGTILLYSSMLRNEWSKVSGCNQYTEDLNMIIDETNRCKYIVANLLNFARQGKLKLSKINIWELLSKIMKAFSINPVYKDVKIVLENTAEEPVIEADADQIKEVFLNVLNNAFESFEDKKDKNVSVRVLRQEEYLVVEFKDTGCGIPKENLSKLFTPFFTTKKMGKGTGLGLAITYGIIKMHRGDIGVQSKLGEGTTFTLKLPSHLNNQTIMN; encoded by the coding sequence ATGGGCAAAAGTATTGTAAGCACAATAGGGCAGAAATGCAAAAGATGTTACTCTTGTATCAGAGAATGCCCTGCTATTGCTATCCGGGTTGTCAATGGTCAGGCTGTGGTCATCGGGGACAGGTGCATCAGCTGCGGGCATTGTCTGAAAGTCTGCTCACAGCAGGCAAAGCAGATAAAAAGCGACATTGAGGTTATACTTGAGGATATACTTACCACAGGTAAGGCCGTCGCCATAATTGCTCCGTCGTTTGCCGCCTCTTTTCCCGAAAGCTATACAAAGCTGCCTGCTGCACTTCGTCTTCTGGGTTTTAAGACGGTTGCAGAGACCGCATTCGGGGCTGATCTGATAGGGCAGCTTTATTCCCGGGAAATGGAATCCTTTAATGGCAAGACGATAATCAGTTCGTCGTGCCCGGCTGTTTATAACTATATTGAAAAATATCGTGAAGAGCTGGTGCCGAACCTGGCTACAATCGTCTCTCCCATGATAGCAATGGGAAGATACCTGAAGGCCAACCTGGGAAAAGACATTAAGGTTGTCTTTATAGGGCCCTGTGTTGCAAAAAAAAGCGAGTATATAGACGACGAGGTGTCAGGCGCAATTGATGCCGTTCTTACCTTTACAGAGCTGAAGGAAATCTTCAGGAACAAGAAAATTGAGCTTTCCGGCCTTCCGGATGACGATTTTGACCCGCCGCACTCACATATGGGAAAGGTTTTCCCTCTTGCGGGCGGACTCCTGAAGACGGCTTCTATTTCGAACGACATTCTTGCCAAAGAGACCATTGTTGTTGAAGGCAAGGACAAAGTGCTTGAAATACTCAACGAGATAGCGCAGGGAAACATTAATTCGAAATTTGTTGACATACTTTTCTGCGAGGGGTGCATCAGCGGCCCGGCTATTGACAGTGACCTTAATTACTACTCAAAAAGGGAAAAGGTCATTAAGTATTGCGAAGAAAAGATCAACAACGTTGACAAGCATTTGTGGAAAAGCAACATTTTCAACAGCCGGAATATCAGTTTCAGGAGGAATTTCTCTTCGAAAAACCAGAGAAAGCCGATGCCTTCTGAAGAGAAGATAAAGGAAATACTGGCCCGTTCTAATAAATTTGAAAAGCAGGATGAGCTCAACTGCACGGCTTGCGGCTATGTTTCATGCCGTGAGTATGCCGTTGCAATTGCAAAGGGTCTGGCTGAGGATGAAATGTGCCTGCCGTATTTAATTGACAAGCTTGAAAAAGCCTATGATGAGCTGAAAAATACGCAGGAGCAGCTCCACTCGGCAGAAAAGCTGGCCTCAATCGGGCAGCTTGCCGCGGGTGTGGCGCACGAGATAAATAACCCTCTGGGCACAATTTTACTCTATTCATCCATGCTCAGGAATGAATGGTCGAAGGTCTCGGGCTGCAATCAGTACACGGAAGATCTCAACATGATAATCGATGAGACCAACCGCTGCAAGTATATTGTAGCTAATCTTCTGAACTTTGCGCGTCAGGGGAAGCTGAAACTTTCGAAAATCAATATCTGGGAGCTTTTATCCAAGATCATGAAGGCTTTTTCCATTAATCCGGTCTATAAGGACGTAAAGATAGTCCTGGAAAATACGGCTGAAGAACCGGTTATTGAAGCCGATGCCGACCAGATTAAGGAAGTGTTCCTTAACGTCCTGAACAACGCATTTGAATCTTTTGAGGACAAGAAAGATAAGAATGTATCTGTAAGGGTATTGAGGCAGGAGGAATATCTCGTCGTGGAATTTAAGGATACGGGCTGCGGCATACCAAAAGAAAATTTAAGTAAGCTGTTTACCCCTTTCTTTACTACAAAGAAAATGGGAAAGGGCACAGGCCTCGGCCTGGCAATAACCTATGGCATCATAAAAATGCACAGAGGAGACATTGGGGTTCAAAGTAAACTGGGTGAGGGGACTACATTCACGCTGAAGCTTCCTTCTCATCTTAACAATCAAACTATTATGAACTAA
- a CDS encoding 2Fe-2S iron-sulfur cluster binding domain-containing protein, with product MLMVQLTINSIKVNAEEGMTILDAAKSVGIHVPTLCHLKNLTPTGACRMCVVEVEGQRGLIPSCAYPVYEGMVVETNSPRVRRARKTIVELLVENHPQDCLVCVRNKNCELQDLSEQYGVREHRYAGETKKHAIDVSSPSIERDPAKCILCGRCVRVCNEIQKVGAIDFTNRGFSSIVTTPYNKGINVSECILCGQCILVCPTAALRERSALKEVAYALNDKKKFTIAQVAPAVRASLGEEYNLPMGTNVTGQLVTGLKRLGFDKVFDTNFAADLTIMEEGTELVNRIKNNKKLPMFTSCCPGWIKYIEQNRPEMLEHISTCKSPHEMLGAITKTYYAKKMGLDPKDIFVVSIMPCTVKKFESDRPELSEVLMQDVDAVLTTRELVRYFKMAGIDFSDLPEDKFDNPLGESTGAAVIFGTSGGVMEAALRTAYHILTGNELEKLEFEDIRGLKGIKETSVKIDSMELHIAVVNGIGNVGPVLDEIQNGTSKYDFIEVMACPGGCINGGGQPIHNKPEKVQKRIKALYEIDAEMACRRSHDNEAVKTIYKEFFKEPNSHKSHEILHTTYTDRKELLKNSVG from the coding sequence ATTCTAATGGTTCAGTTAACCATAAATAGTATTAAAGTTAATGCAGAAGAAGGAATGACAATTCTTGATGCTGCAAAATCTGTGGGAATACATGTGCCTACTTTATGCCATCTGAAGAATCTGACTCCCACAGGAGCCTGCCGTATGTGCGTTGTGGAAGTCGAAGGGCAGAGGGGACTCATCCCAAGCTGTGCTTATCCGGTCTATGAGGGAATGGTGGTTGAAACAAATTCCCCGAGGGTAAGGCGCGCAAGAAAAACCATTGTGGAACTGCTCGTTGAAAATCATCCGCAGGATTGCCTCGTCTGCGTCCGCAACAAGAACTGCGAGCTGCAGGACCTCTCCGAACAGTACGGCGTAAGAGAACACCGCTACGCAGGAGAAACCAAAAAACATGCTATCGACGTTTCAAGCCCTTCAATTGAAAGGGATCCTGCCAAGTGCATACTCTGCGGCAGGTGCGTCCGTGTGTGCAATGAGATTCAGAAAGTAGGTGCAATTGACTTTACAAACAGGGGATTTTCAAGCATAGTTACGACCCCGTACAACAAAGGGATCAATGTCAGCGAATGCATACTCTGCGGGCAATGCATACTCGTCTGCCCTACGGCAGCATTGAGGGAAAGAAGCGCTCTTAAAGAAGTGGCATACGCTCTGAACGACAAGAAAAAATTTACCATCGCTCAGGTTGCTCCTGCAGTGCGTGCTTCACTGGGTGAGGAATACAACCTCCCTATGGGCACAAACGTTACCGGACAGCTGGTTACGGGCTTAAAACGCCTCGGCTTCGACAAGGTCTTTGACACAAACTTTGCCGCAGACCTTACAATTATGGAAGAGGGGACGGAGCTGGTCAACAGGATCAAGAATAATAAGAAGCTCCCGATGTTTACAAGCTGCTGCCCGGGCTGGATTAAATACATTGAGCAGAACAGGCCTGAAATGCTTGAACACATTTCAACCTGCAAGTCGCCTCATGAAATGCTTGGCGCCATAACAAAGACCTATTATGCAAAGAAGATGGGGCTTGACCCGAAGGATATATTTGTTGTTTCCATCATGCCCTGCACGGTTAAGAAATTTGAATCTGACCGCCCGGAACTCTCTGAAGTCCTGATGCAGGACGTAGATGCAGTTCTGACAACACGCGAACTAGTCAGGTATTTCAAAATGGCCGGAATCGATTTCAGCGATCTTCCCGAAGACAAATTCGACAACCCGCTAGGGGAGTCAACCGGCGCTGCCGTAATCTTCGGAACCTCAGGCGGCGTAATGGAAGCGGCCCTTAGAACAGCATACCACATACTTACCGGAAACGAGCTTGAAAAGCTTGAGTTTGAAGACATACGCGGACTCAAGGGCATTAAAGAAACTTCCGTAAAGATCGATAGTATGGAATTACATATTGCTGTTGTCAATGGAATCGGAAACGTCGGTCCTGTTCTGGACGAAATTCAGAATGGCACGTCAAAATACGATTTCATTGAAGTTATGGCCTGCCCCGGCGGCTGCATAAACGGCGGGGGACAGCCGATACACAACAAGCCTGAAAAGGTACAAAAGAGAATTAAAGCTCTCTATGAAATAGATGCAGAGATGGCCTGCCGCAGGAGCCATGATAACGAGGCGGTAAAAACCATCTATAAGGAGTTTTTCAAGGAGCCGAACAGCCATAAATCGCATGAAATTCTGCATACTACGTATACCGACAGAAAAGAACTCCTAAAGAACAGTGTCGGTTAA
- a CDS encoding NADH-quinone oxidoreductase subunit NuoF yields the protein MKTFLDKCCDECWHSLEKPCSQFVTCCTEGPLCHHNSECQEKFISLNKQLTFKEHDLPVIFIGMGTCGLASGAKKVEEAIVNELKRLNINARIVATGCIGYCAKEVIVDIKLPGQDRISYCEIVPKIVPKLIQRTIVEKGVFKEKLLGTHGKSTPEVPNINEDPFFKHQLKVVLENCGIIDPVSIDAYLSVGGFKGFDKVLRLMKPEGVVKEVLASGLRGRGGGGFPTGKKWELALKNKSDVKYIICNADEGDPGAFMDRSVLESDPYRIIEGMLIAAYAIEATNGYIYCRAEYPLAIERLENSIKECRKYGLLGKNILGSNFSFDLKVKKGAGAFVCGEETALIASIEGKRGMPKPRPPYPANSGLWGKPTIINNVETFANVPAVIARGSGWFSSIGTQSSKGTKVFALSGKIKNSGLVEVPMGVTLEDVVFKIGGGIPNNKLFKAVQIGGPSGGCLPDSVIKTQVDYESLKTVGAMMGSGGFVVMDEDTCMVDIARFFLSFIQNESCGKCVPCREGTKRMLEIIERIPRSYKNTKDKLDQLQRFKGVVHLQRLADVIKDTSLCGLGQTAPNPVLSGLRYFKEEYEAHLYDRKCPAGVCKELLTFTIDNSICSGCGLCLKKCPNEAIAGEKGQAHYIIQDKCIQCGMCFESCRFKAIEIN from the coding sequence ATGAAAACCTTTCTGGATAAATGCTGTGATGAATGCTGGCACAGCTTAGAAAAACCGTGCAGCCAATTTGTTACATGCTGCACCGAAGGCCCCCTTTGCCACCATAATTCCGAATGTCAGGAAAAGTTCATCAGCCTGAACAAACAATTGACCTTTAAGGAGCACGACCTTCCTGTAATTTTTATTGGAATGGGTACCTGCGGACTGGCATCAGGGGCGAAAAAAGTTGAAGAGGCTATCGTAAATGAATTAAAAAGACTTAATATCAATGCCCGCATCGTAGCTACAGGCTGTATAGGCTACTGTGCGAAAGAAGTAATTGTAGACATTAAACTCCCCGGACAGGACAGAATTTCGTACTGCGAAATTGTCCCTAAAATTGTCCCAAAGCTCATACAAAGGACAATAGTGGAAAAAGGAGTTTTCAAGGAAAAACTCTTAGGAACCCACGGAAAATCCACTCCTGAAGTCCCAAACATCAACGAAGACCCGTTTTTCAAGCATCAGCTTAAAGTTGTACTTGAAAACTGCGGAATTATCGATCCTGTATCAATTGACGCCTACTTAAGTGTAGGAGGCTTCAAAGGATTTGACAAAGTCCTGCGCCTCATGAAACCAGAAGGCGTTGTAAAGGAAGTCCTGGCCAGTGGACTAAGGGGACGCGGCGGCGGCGGATTTCCTACAGGAAAGAAGTGGGAACTCGCCCTTAAGAATAAGAGCGACGTAAAGTACATCATCTGCAACGCTGATGAAGGCGATCCGGGTGCATTCATGGACCGCTCAGTCCTGGAAAGCGATCCCTACAGGATAATTGAAGGAATGCTCATTGCTGCCTATGCAATTGAAGCCACCAACGGCTATATATACTGCCGTGCAGAATATCCGCTTGCAATTGAAAGGCTGGAAAACTCAATTAAAGAGTGCAGGAAATACGGACTGCTTGGTAAGAACATACTTGGCAGCAATTTCAGCTTTGACCTGAAAGTTAAAAAAGGTGCCGGAGCTTTTGTCTGCGGCGAGGAAACGGCACTTATTGCCTCAATTGAAGGCAAGCGCGGAATGCCGAAGCCCAGACCCCCTTACCCGGCTAATTCAGGGCTCTGGGGTAAGCCGACCATCATAAATAACGTTGAAACCTTTGCCAACGTGCCTGCCGTAATAGCCAGAGGCTCAGGCTGGTTCTCCTCAATCGGTACGCAATCGAGCAAGGGAACAAAAGTATTTGCGCTTTCCGGCAAAATCAAGAACTCGGGCCTCGTTGAAGTGCCTATGGGAGTTACGCTTGAAGACGTGGTCTTCAAGATCGGGGGCGGAATTCCAAACAACAAGCTCTTTAAGGCTGTTCAGATAGGAGGCCCTTCGGGCGGATGCCTTCCTGACAGCGTCATTAAGACACAGGTTGACTATGAATCTCTCAAAACCGTAGGTGCCATGATGGGTTCAGGCGGATTTGTAGTAATGGATGAAGATACCTGTATGGTTGACATAGCAAGATTCTTCCTCTCATTTATACAGAACGAATCCTGCGGAAAATGCGTGCCGTGCCGCGAAGGAACAAAGCGCATGCTCGAAATAATTGAAAGAATTCCAAGGAGCTACAAGAATACAAAGGACAAACTGGACCAGCTGCAAAGGTTCAAGGGGGTTGTTCACCTGCAGCGCCTGGCCGACGTGATAAAAGATACCTCTCTTTGCGGCCTCGGGCAGACGGCTCCAAACCCGGTCCTTTCAGGCTTAAGGTACTTTAAGGAAGAATACGAAGCTCATCTCTACGACAGGAAATGCCCTGCAGGAGTCTGCAAGGAGCTTTTGACATTTACCATAGACAACAGCATCTGCTCGGGCTGCGGGCTTTGCCTGAAGAAATGTCCAAATGAAGCCATTGCCGGAGAGAAGGGGCAGGCACACTACATTATTCAGGATAAATGCATTCAGTGCGGCATGTGTTTCGAAAGCTGCCGTTTTAAGGCTATTGAGATAAACTAA
- the nuoE gene encoding NADH-quinone oxidoreductase subunit NuoE, which produces MHSNIFSNYPPKDKSNLISLLQEVQNIYGYLPESALMDISEFLDMPLSRIYGVATFYNQFRLKPLGKNIIRVCRGTACHVKGSANLLFALETALNCKAGETTRDKNFTLEVVACIGACSIAPVIVVNDDYYGRATVKDIPRILKKYTASEVSSEKIEEQITSEQ; this is translated from the coding sequence ATGCATTCAAACATTTTCTCCAATTATCCTCCCAAAGATAAAAGCAATTTAATATCCTTGCTGCAAGAGGTGCAGAATATATATGGTTACCTACCCGAATCAGCTCTGATGGATATTAGCGAATTTCTTGATATGCCCCTGAGCAGGATCTATGGAGTTGCTACCTTTTACAACCAGTTCAGATTAAAACCCCTTGGGAAAAACATCATAAGAGTATGCAGGGGAACAGCATGCCACGTGAAAGGTTCAGCAAACCTGTTATTTGCTTTGGAAACAGCCTTGAACTGCAAGGCAGGGGAGACCACAAGAGATAAGAATTTTACTTTGGAAGTTGTAGCTTGTATCGGAGCATGCAGTATTGCTCCTGTTATTGTTGTAAATGATGACTATTACGGCAGAGCAACCGTAAAGGACATCCCGAGAATCCTGAAAAAATATACTGCTTCAGAAGTCTCATCAGAAAAAATTGAAGAACAAATTACGAGCGAACAATGA
- the purE gene encoding 5-(carboxyamino)imidazole ribonucleotide mutase has protein sequence MENFSPQIAIIMGSDSDLPVMKEAASVCDQFGVMFELKIISAHRTPHMLAEYATEAINRGIKVIIAGAGGAAHLPGVTAAYTPLPVIGVPILSKSLNGLDSLLSIVQMPSGIPVATVAIGGAKNAALLAIQILAVEDKGLLEKVKNYKKKLAEESAAKNNAIG, from the coding sequence ATGGAAAATTTCAGTCCGCAAATAGCTATAATAATGGGAAGCGATTCCGATCTGCCCGTAATGAAAGAAGCCGCCAGTGTCTGCGATCAGTTCGGCGTCATGTTCGAGCTTAAGATCATATCGGCACACCGTACACCTCACATGCTGGCAGAATATGCTACAGAGGCCATAAACAGGGGTATTAAGGTAATTATTGCAGGCGCCGGAGGGGCAGCACATCTTCCGGGTGTAACCGCGGCATACACTCCGCTGCCGGTAATAGGAGTTCCTATTTTAAGTAAATCCTTAAACGGGTTGGACTCACTGCTGTCCATCGTTCAGATGCCTTCAGGCATTCCTGTAGCTACGGTAGCTATCGGGGGAGCGAAAAACGCGGCTCTTCTTGCCATACAGATCCTGGCAGTGGAGGACAAGGGCCTGCTTGAGAAAGTAAAGAATTACAAGAAGAAACTTGCAGAAGAATCTGCGGCAAAAAACAATGCGATCGGCTAG
- a CDS encoding DUF2807 domain-containing protein encodes MKRVLLASALLFLVFAGCHGFGFNCHGFGGVRGSGISREETRSLSDFNAVDIGGAYEVNITCGSTPGVTISAESNILPLIKSEISGNTLHIYNTKSINPKKKIKVNITASNIDEVETSGASNITVENVNNDRIKLDASGAGKMYLSGKTGMLRLSLSGAVKVEARDLLADNANVEISGASKAEVYASKELRADISGVGSLDYYGNPKNVRRSVSGIGSITEK; translated from the coding sequence ATGAAAAGAGTTTTACTGGCTTCAGCATTATTATTTCTCGTTTTTGCCGGCTGCCACGGTTTCGGATTCAACTGCCACGGCTTTGGCGGTGTAAGAGGAAGCGGCATAAGCAGGGAAGAAACACGCTCTTTGAGCGATTTTAACGCGGTTGATATTGGTGGAGCATATGAGGTAAATATCACCTGCGGCTCTACTCCGGGTGTGACGATAAGTGCTGAAAGTAATATTCTGCCGCTAATAAAATCGGAAATCAGCGGAAATACTTTGCATATTTATAATACAAAGAGCATAAACCCGAAGAAAAAGATAAAGGTAAATATTACGGCTTCTAATATTGATGAAGTGGAAACTTCCGGGGCAAGCAACATAACGGTTGAAAACGTAAATAACGACAGGATTAAGCTCGATGCAAGCGGTGCCGGGAAAATGTATCTTTCGGGCAAAACCGGCATGCTGAGGCTAAGCCTCTCGGGTGCCGTGAAAGTGGAAGCCCGTGACCTTCTTGCAGATAACGCCAATGTGGAAATCAGCGGCGCTTCAAAGGCCGAGGTTTACGCCTCTAAGGAATTAAGAGCCGACATATCGGGTGTGGGAAGCCTGGATTACTACGGAAACCCCAAGAATGTGAGAAGAAGCGTTTCAGGCATCGGTTCAATTACTGAAAAATAA